Proteins found in one Xenopus laevis strain J_2021 chromosome 1L, Xenopus_laevis_v10.1, whole genome shotgun sequence genomic segment:
- the zdhhc21.L gene encoding palmitoyltransferase ZDHHC21 isoform X1 — protein sequence MGLSLHFVVDPQGWCCVGAIFFIWLYNTLFVPKLILFPRFEEGHISIAAIWAYYLTSIFCVISLLRASTADPGKLQDTPKIPLTEQELWELCNKCNMMRPKRSHHCSRCGHCVRRMDHHCPWINNCVGEDNHWLFLQLCFYTQLLSGYTLVLDFCHYYYFLPLKAINWDMFIFRHELALLRISTFMGIVMFGGMCSLFYTQIMGILTDTTTIEKMANCCDEIILADITTDIRWIFTDRELESHGSRPSQKFLALAGRSCGSFLSGGGNHCESPTTLPITSKQMDGGHRWVRHAGSKLQVLSKQCYDSLQVNYNPPTNLRHHKVPQALF from the exons ATGGGTCTGTCTCTCCATTTTGTTGTTGATCCTCAGGGATGGTGCTGTGTGGGGGCTATCTTCTTCATCTGGCTCTACAATACACTATTTGTTCCAAAGCTTATTCTTTTTCCCCGCTTTGAGGAGGGACACATTTCAATTGCTGCTATATGGG CTTACTACCTGACCTCAATTTTTTGCGTTATTTCACTTTTGAGAGCCTCAACTGCAGATCCTGGTAAACTTCAAGACACGCCAAAAATCCCTCTTACAG AGCAAGAATTATGGGAATTATGTAACAAATGTAATATGATGAGACCAAAGCGATCCCACCACTGCAGTCGCTGTGGGCACTGTGTCAGAAGAATGGATCATCACTGTCCATG GATAAACAACTGTGTTGGAGAAGACAACCATTGGCTGTTCCTGCAGCTCTGTTTCTACACCCAACTTTTAAGTGGCTACACTTTGGTCCTGGATTTTTGCCACTATTATTACTTCTTGCCACTTAAAGCCATTAATTGG GATATGTTCATATTTCGACATGAACTGGCCTTGCTTAGGATATCCACTTTTATGGGCATTGTCATGTTTGGAGGCATGTGCAGTCTTTTCTACACACAGATAATGGGCATATTGACG GATACAACGACTATAGAAAAAATGGCAAACTGCTGTGATGAAAT TATACTGGCCGATATCACCACGGATATCAGATGGATCTTCACAG ATCGAGAGCTCGAAAGCCATGGCAGCAGACCTTCTCAGAAGTTTTTGGCACTCGCTGGAAGATCCTGTGGTTCATTCCTTTCAGGCGGAGGCAACCACTGCGAGTCTCCTACTACTTTGCCAATCACGTCTAAACAGATGGATGGTGGGCACAGATGGGTTCGCCATGCTGGAAGCAAGTTACAGGTTTTATCAAAACAGTGCTATGACAGTCTTCAAGTCAATTATAATCCACCCACCAATCTTCGGCATCACAAAGTGCCCCAGGCTTTGTTTTAA
- the zdhhc21.L gene encoding palmitoyltransferase ZDHHC21 isoform X3, translating to MGLSLHFVVDPQGWCCVGAIFFIWLYNTLFVPKLILFPRFEEGHISIAAIWAYYLTSIFCVISLLRASTADPGKLQDTPKIPLTEQELWELCNKCNMMRPKRSHHCSRCGHCVRRMDHHCPWINNCVGEDNHWLFLQLCFYTQLLSGYTLVLDFCHYYYFLPLKAINWDMFIFRHELALLRISTFMGIVMFGGMCSLFYTQIMGILTIQGIGVHGRHLLLFGNRVA from the exons ATGGGTCTGTCTCTCCATTTTGTTGTTGATCCTCAGGGATGGTGCTGTGTGGGGGCTATCTTCTTCATCTGGCTCTACAATACACTATTTGTTCCAAAGCTTATTCTTTTTCCCCGCTTTGAGGAGGGACACATTTCAATTGCTGCTATATGGG CTTACTACCTGACCTCAATTTTTTGCGTTATTTCACTTTTGAGAGCCTCAACTGCAGATCCTGGTAAACTTCAAGACACGCCAAAAATCCCTCTTACAG AGCAAGAATTATGGGAATTATGTAACAAATGTAATATGATGAGACCAAAGCGATCCCACCACTGCAGTCGCTGTGGGCACTGTGTCAGAAGAATGGATCATCACTGTCCATG GATAAACAACTGTGTTGGAGAAGACAACCATTGGCTGTTCCTGCAGCTCTGTTTCTACACCCAACTTTTAAGTGGCTACACTTTGGTCCTGGATTTTTGCCACTATTATTACTTCTTGCCACTTAAAGCCATTAATTGG GATATGTTCATATTTCGACATGAACTGGCCTTGCTTAGGATATCCACTTTTATGGGCATTGTCATGTTTGGAGGCATGTGCAGTCTTTTCTACACACAGATAATGGGCATATTGACG attcagggcatcggagttcacgggcgccatcttcttctcttcgggaatAGAGTGGCGTAA
- the zdhhc21.L gene encoding palmitoyltransferase ZDHHC21 isoform X2, which translates to MGLSLHFVVDPQGWCCVGAIFFIWLYNTLFVPKLILFPRFEEGHISIAAIWAYYLTSIFCVISLLRASTADPGKLQDTPKIPLTEQELWELCNKCNMMRPKRSHHCSRCGHCVRRMDHHCPWINNCVGEDNHWLFLQLCFYTQLLSGYTLVLDFCHYYYFLPLKAINWDMFIFRHELALLRISTFMGIVMFGGMCSLFYTQIMGILTDTTTIEKMANCCDEISRARKPWQQTFSEVFGTRWKILWFIPFRRRQPLRVSYYFANHV; encoded by the exons ATGGGTCTGTCTCTCCATTTTGTTGTTGATCCTCAGGGATGGTGCTGTGTGGGGGCTATCTTCTTCATCTGGCTCTACAATACACTATTTGTTCCAAAGCTTATTCTTTTTCCCCGCTTTGAGGAGGGACACATTTCAATTGCTGCTATATGGG CTTACTACCTGACCTCAATTTTTTGCGTTATTTCACTTTTGAGAGCCTCAACTGCAGATCCTGGTAAACTTCAAGACACGCCAAAAATCCCTCTTACAG AGCAAGAATTATGGGAATTATGTAACAAATGTAATATGATGAGACCAAAGCGATCCCACCACTGCAGTCGCTGTGGGCACTGTGTCAGAAGAATGGATCATCACTGTCCATG GATAAACAACTGTGTTGGAGAAGACAACCATTGGCTGTTCCTGCAGCTCTGTTTCTACACCCAACTTTTAAGTGGCTACACTTTGGTCCTGGATTTTTGCCACTATTATTACTTCTTGCCACTTAAAGCCATTAATTGG GATATGTTCATATTTCGACATGAACTGGCCTTGCTTAGGATATCCACTTTTATGGGCATTGTCATGTTTGGAGGCATGTGCAGTCTTTTCTACACACAGATAATGGGCATATTGACG GATACAACGACTATAGAAAAAATGGCAAACTGCTGTGATGAAAT ATCGAGAGCTCGAAAGCCATGGCAGCAGACCTTCTCAGAAGTTTTTGGCACTCGCTGGAAGATCCTGTGGTTCATTCCTTTCAGGCGGAGGCAACCACTGCGAGTCTCCTACTACTTTGCCAATCACGTCTAA